Part of the Marinobacterium rhizophilum genome is shown below.
GTTTCTTGAAAGTGGGCCTGGATATCACGGGTGGTCATGCCTCGGGCGTACAACGACACGATCCGGTCATCGAAGCCCTGTAGCTGCTTCTCGCCTTTTTTAACCAGCTGGGGCTCAAAGGTGCCGTTGCGGTCTCGCGGTACATCCAGGTCGATATCACCGTGAATGGAACGGACTGACTTACGATTCTTGCCGTTGCGGGAATTGCCGGTATTTTTACCGGCTGTGTCGTGTTTTGCATAACCGAGATGACTTTCCATCTCGGCCTCCAAGGCTCGCTCGGCCACTTTTTTGGTGAGCTGCCTGAGAAGGCCGGACTCGCCGAGGATATCTTCAGGGCTGGAGCAGCCTTCCAGCAACTGATCTATAAGGGTGTCTGATATAGGCATTCTGTTGTCCTTTCAACAGGTTGGAAGAATGCCACTTACACAGATTTTTTTACACTCTCAGAGCTACCTGTCGATCCGCGTAAATTATTGATTACGACTATTGGGATACTGGGCGACCTGTCTGCTATCGAAGCTCGTGGAGAACAACAGGTTGAAGAGACTGATGAGCATGAAGAGTTAAAGTCTGAGCTAATATCCGTTGGGCAATATTTTGATGCTTTGATTCAGTCTCATCTGGCTGATGAGATGACTATTTATCTAAAAATTATCGGTTCGGCGGCCTACTATTTAGCGAACATGCCCGGCAGCTCCATCGTTCTGGCCAAAAGTTTAGTCTATAACACAGAACTGCTCACTGATACTAATCTTGAGGGAATTTTGATATGGATATTAAAGTCCAACTTCGAAGAAGATTGGTATCGCGTTGAAAAAACCTATTTAACTCAGGCAATAGATGATGTCGGCTACGCCACTCAAAGTTTCTTTGGTTTAAACCTTGATGCCCAGAGCTTTAAACAGGCAATACAGGTCTTAAGGAACGAAGTGTACGAAAAAGGTTCTGATAGAGAGCTTTTGTTTGCCGACATTATTTCTTCTATCCTGCTAAGAAAACTCGAAAACTCGTCAATAATCTGTTTGCCGAAATATACACAAATCCCCATAGAGCAATGGGTAAATGTAATTACTAAGCCGACATTTGTTCAAGAGTTTTGGCCTGCTCAGAGGTTGCTGGGCGAGCAAGGAATTTTGTCTGGTGTATCTGCTGTTGTGCAAATGCCCACGAGTGCGGGAAAGACAAAATCTACAGAATTAATAATTAGAAGCTCGTTTTTGTCTGGGCGCTCTGACGTTGCTGTAATAGTCGCGCCATTCAGAGCCTTATGTAGGGAGATTACCGCTACATTTGAACAGGCATTCGAAGGTGAAGATGTAAATATCAATGAATTGCAAGATGTTCTGGATATTTCCGATAGTGATGACGAGCTTATAAAACTTTTAACCGGAGAAACTGATCAGGATGGAATAGCTACCAAGTCTATAGTTGTTACCACACCGGAGAAACTTGTTTATCTTCTTAGACATGAACCCGCTTTAGCAGACTCAATCGGCTTGCTTATTTTTGACGAAGGGCATCAGTTTGACACTGGAAAGAGAGGTGTCACCTACGAGCTATTGATGGCCTACCTCAAATCTCGCGTAGGTGATGATGTTCAGAAGGTATTGATCTCCGCTGTAATGGCTAACGCAAACTCAATTGGTGAATGGCTTAATGGAGAAGCCGGTATTGAGATTCAAGGAGCTGGATGTTTACCAACAGTACGAAGTACAGCCTTTGCAAGCTGGCAAACAGCAATGGGTCAACTTCAATATATCGATCAAGATCGTGAGGCAGATAGAGATTTTTTCGTTCCTAGAGTGATTGAGCAAATAAACCTCGGAACGAGAGGCCGAGAGAGGAACGCTCGGCTTTTTCCCGCCAAAAACGATAACCCCAGCGTCGCAGCTTATTTAGGGGTTAAATTATGCCATCAAGGACCCGTTGCTATCTTCTGCGGTATAAAGAGTACTGTTACGTCAATATGCGAGCTTTTAGTTGATTACTACGAAAGAGGGCTTACTTTACCACCACCTAGCACTTCTAGCGATCAAAGCGAATTAGACAAAATTGCTTACCTTTCCAGTTTGCATTTTGGAGATGAGTTTATATTTACTCGTTCGATTTTCCTTGGAATATTGCCGCATAGCTCAAACACTCCTAATGGTATCCGTGTTTCTGTAGAGTGGGCAATGGAATCCAATAAGTCAGTGTTGGTAGTGTGTACCTCAACTCTTGCCCAGGGTGTGAATCTTCCAATTAGGTACTTAGTTGTTTCAAGTACATTTCAAGCAGGACAAGAAATCACCACACGAGACTTCCACAATCTCATCGGGCGAGCAGGTAGAGCAGGATACCATACCGAAGGGAGTGTCATTTTTGCGGATACAGACGTTTTTGATAAGCGCAATAATTTTCGTGAAAGGTGGCGATGGCAAAGAGCGATGCATTT
Proteins encoded:
- a CDS encoding DEAD/DEAH box helicase — encoded protein: MITTIGILGDLSAIEARGEQQVEETDEHEELKSELISVGQYFDALIQSHLADEMTIYLKIIGSAAYYLANMPGSSIVLAKSLVYNTELLTDTNLEGILIWILKSNFEEDWYRVEKTYLTQAIDDVGYATQSFFGLNLDAQSFKQAIQVLRNEVYEKGSDRELLFADIISSILLRKLENSSIICLPKYTQIPIEQWVNVITKPTFVQEFWPAQRLLGEQGILSGVSAVVQMPTSAGKTKSTELIIRSSFLSGRSDVAVIVAPFRALCREITATFEQAFEGEDVNINELQDVLDISDSDDELIKLLTGETDQDGIATKSIVVTTPEKLVYLLRHEPALADSIGLLIFDEGHQFDTGKRGVTYELLMAYLKSRVGDDVQKVLISAVMANANSIGEWLNGEAGIEIQGAGCLPTVRSTAFASWQTAMGQLQYIDQDREADRDFFVPRVIEQINLGTRGRERNARLFPAKNDNPSVAAYLGVKLCHQGPVAIFCGIKSTVTSICELLVDYYERGLTLPPPSTSSDQSELDKIAYLSSLHFGDEFIFTRSIFLGILPHSSNTPNGIRVSVEWAMESNKSVLVVCTSTLAQGVNLPIRYLVVSSTFQAGQEITTRDFHNLIGRAGRAGYHTEGSVIFADTDVFDKRNNFRERWRWQRAMHLLDFTNAEDCASSLLDLISPFDFAELNVDVIQFIANPSGYRQSCIDAGNQNAVDISSLLDQMDYKEALIEAIESYFLSYLKDNPDAPQTFFDELAQGTLAYFLSDDDQKQKLRAAFSLIASSVLSVPEEKRPFFGKSLLGLKNLFLIENWLDENWGEVAQAQSSDELLVICWPLLSRLNNNKMFLKIKPENVILDFAKLWISGSSYADLHAHLDQSGAYYQAGSQRRNIKMDHVVDLADGALSFDSMLYVGAIADVAEGKGLEDDVLELLRSLQTRLKLGLSNSLEMWLYSQGYVDREVCKSLGSVLNDQGVDSDVFDSDMLKTYHQVVSECIGKFPSYFSG